From the Halobacterium zhouii genome, the window TCGTAGACGTCCATCGGGAACTGCGAGAGCGGCGCGACGTGCTGGAGTCCCGCGATGTTTGCGACGAACCGCAGGTCGCCGAATTCCGCCGCCGCCTCGACGGCCGCTATCACGTCCTCGTCGTCGGTCAGATCGGCTTCCACGACGCGCACGTCGCCGTCTGCGTCGAGGTCCGCTGCCGTCTCAGCCGTCTCGACCAGTCCGTCCTCGTCTACGTCCACGCCCGCGACCGTCACACCGTTTACCGCGAGCGCCACGGCCGTCGCTCGACCGATTCCAGACGCAGCACCCGTCACGAGCGCCACGCTCTCCGATACGAACCGGTCGTCGTCGACAATCTGGACGTCGTCTCGCTCGAGTGTCGGGGGCTCGACTGACATGTGCGCCCGTTCACAGCACCCCGCCATAAAGCCGCGCCGTGCCCCGTTCTCCGAATCAGAACGTATTTTAGTACCCCCGTGCAACTTTTCGTTGCGTTGGGCCGGTAGCTCAGTTTGGCAGAGCGACGGACTCTTAATCCGTCGGTCGCGTGTTCAAATCGCGCCCGGCCCGCTACTCTATTACAACGACCGCGGGCGACTGCCGTGTCGCTCGCGTCGTTTTGCGGTCGTGTCGCGGGCAAGCGATTTGAAGCCTATCAGACGCAGCCCGCGAGTGAGCGAAGCGACCGAGCAGGAACGTCTGATTTCGGTTCAAATCACGCCCGGCCCGTTGTACCTTTTTGCTGCGCTCGCGGCCTGCGGCCGCTCGCTGGCAAAAAGCTACGCTAAAAAGCGCTCCTCGTTCCTGCCGCTCGCTTCGCTCGCGTTAGTCACTCGTCGGCCCGCTCGCTCACTCCGTTCGCTCGCGGTGAGTACCGTAGCAGTGCAACACAGCACTGCAACCGCGCTACTCGGTCGTGGTCGCCGGCTAGCACAATATTATTCCTGGCGTTACACGTCAATTCGGCAGCACGCGCCGGTGGCGGCCTCGGTCTCCTCGAGCCACGCCGAGAGACAGCCGTAGTTGCAGAACGCGCCCTCCCGAGATTCGTTCTCGCCCCGACCCCGGGTGACGAACACAGGGTTGTAGGGCGTCAGGTCGCTCCCGCAGTACGTACAGTCGGTCACGACCGGACAGACGGGCCGAGTACGCTAAAAAACGACGGTGAGTCGTTGGCTACTCGTTCTGCGGGCTGTAGTTCGGCGCTTCGTCCGTGATCATCACGTCGTGCGGGTGGCCCTCGGTCTGGCCCGCACTGGAGACGCGCACGAACTCCGCGCGTTCCTTGAACTCGGGGAGCGTGGACGCGCCGACGTACCCCATGCCGGACTGGATGCCGCCGACGAGCTGGTGGAGCTCCGAGGCGAGCGAGCCCTTGTACGGCGTCGCGGCCTCGACGCCCTCGGGAACGAACTCCTCGTCTTCGTCTTCTTCCTTGAGGTAGCGGTCGCCTCCGCCGGACTGCATCGCGCCGACCGAACCCATGCCGCGGTACTGCTTGTAGCGCTTGCCGTTCATCGTGATGACGCGACCCGGGGCTTCGTCGGTGCCAGCGAAGTACGACCCGAGCATCACGGCGTCCGCGCCGGCGGCGATGGCCTTCGCGGCGTCGCCGGAGTACCGGATGCCGCCGTCCGCGATGACGGGGACGTCGTGTTCGACCGCGACGTCCGCGACCTCCGAGACGGCAGTAATCTGGGGCATCCCTGCGCCCGTGACGACGCGAGTGGTGCAGATGGAGCCCGGACCGATACCGACCTTCACGCCGTCAGCGAAGTCCACGACCTCCTGGGCGGCCTCGCGCGTTCCGACGTTGCCGACGACGACGTCCGCATCGACGGCCGCCTGGATCTCGCGGGCGGACTCGATGACGTTCTGGTTGTGCGCGTGCGCGCAGTCGATGAACAACACGTCGGCGTCCGCGTCGTCGGCAGCGGTGGCGCGGTCCGCCTCGAACGGGCCGACGGCGACGCCGACCCGGAGCCGGCCGTCGTCGTCTCGCGCGGCGTTCTCGTGTTCGCGGCGCGCGAGGATGCCCTGCATCGTGACGAGGCCGACGAGGTGGTTGTCGTCGTCCACGATGGGGACGCGCTCGATCTTGTGCTCGTACATCAACTCGAGGGCGTCGCGCGCGTCGATGTCCTCGGGTGCGGTGATGACCTCGTCGGTCATCGCCTCGCGAACGGTGTCGGACTCGCCGACCTCGAGGTACGGCCGGATGTCGGTACCCGAGATGATGCCGAGCACCTTGTCGTCCTCGTCGACGACGGGCGCGCCGGAGACGCTCGCCCGCTCCATCATCGCGTCCACGTCGCTGACGGTCTGGTCGGGCGTGGCCGTCACGACGTTCTCGCGGCGGATGACGAGCTCGTCAGCGCGTTTCACCTGCTCGATCGCCGCGCCGGTCTCGGAGACGTCCATGTTGCGGTGGAGGACGCCGAGCCCTCCCTCGCGGGCCATCGCGACGGCGAGTTCAGCTTCGGTGACTGTGTCCATCGCGGCCGAGAGCACGGGGACGTTGAGGGTGACGTTCGTGGACACTTGCGTGCTGACGTCGGCGTCGTCGGGTTCGACGCGGCTCTCTCTCGGTCGGAGCAGTACGTCGTCGAACGTGAGCGCTTCGGGGACGCGGAGTTTCTGCGAGAACTGACCGTCCGGATGTTCGTTCGCCATGTAAACCGTCGCGGCGCGGCAGGCAAAAACGTTGCGAGGTTGGTCGAACGTGTGTGGAACGGGAATACGTACGCTATCTCGATGCACACTCGTGGTCTGTTGGGAGGAAGCAGTGCCGAACGAACGACGACAGAGCGTCGACAGAACGGATGAACGTCAGAAATGAGGGTCCGAAAACGAGCATCCTTCGACATCCATCGGATTACTCGTTGGTCAGAAAGCACCCACTTAAAGAAGGGCACGAGTCCCACACCATATGTGGGCGCGTGTCACGCAATCTTTATGGAATTTACCCGAATGATTAGTCGTATGGACTCCATCAGTCCCGAATCGGTGCGTATCGCCGGCAACTACAGCAACGCCTCCGGCGCACTCGCCACATTTTGCGGTCTCTTCGGGCTTCGAGGAAAACTGATGGAGCGACTCGGGCACGTCGTACCGGACACGCGGTCCGCGTATCGCCTGCCTGGCTACACGTCGCCCAGTTACGGGTTGAGTCCGTAGTCTATGAGTAGCTCACGGCACCCAATCGCACTCCGTCTGGAGCAACAGGTGGGGGGCGCGACGCGCCTCCTCGCGACGGTCATGTTGCTCCCGCTGGTCGACGGCATCTTCGCAGCGCTCGTGCTCGCGGGCGCACTCGAGACGCCCGTCGGCATCGCGCAGGTCGGACTGCTCGTCTTCGGTGGGAGCGCGACGCTCGCCGTCATCCTCGCAGAGATGGACCAGAACCCGCGGGAGCAAGCGACGAGCGTGCTCGCCGTCGGCATCCCGCTGATCGTCATCGCTGCGACGGAAGCCGCGCTCGCCCCGACAATTCGGACCGTCGTCGACATCCCGACGTTCGAGCGCTTCGCCGGACTGGTCATCCTCGCCATCGCCGCGAAGACCGCGAGTTCGACCATCGGCGAGTACCTCCCCTCGCCCGGAATCATCATCGGCCTCGGGTTCGTCGCGAGCCTCCAACCGAACCAGATCGCGTTCGTCGTGGCACACGACGTCGGATTGATGCTCCGGGCTGCGGCCGCCGCGGGAATCGCAGTCGCGTTCGCGCTCGCGGTCGTCGCGCTCCAGCCGTACCTCCGCCGCATCGTCGACATCGACCGCTTCCGCTTCGGGAGCGCGGTCGCCCTCGGCACGCTCGCGCTCTCGATCTTCCACGTCGTGCCGTCGAACGCGCCTCTCGGCGTGTTCGCCATCGCGGCGCTGCTCGCGTTCGACCCGGACGGCGAGAACGCGCCCGCCGACGCGTCGAGCGACACGCCGGGGGACACGCCGACGGTGTCGACCGACGCGCCAGCGGTGTCGACGGACGGTGGCAACGACGCCGAGAGCGAGGATCCGTCGACGTACGGCTACCCCAGCGAGGACAGCACGGAAGAGCGCGCGCCCTGGCTCTGAGCAGGCCCGCGCCGACGACCGCTTTCGCTCTGACGGAACTCTTTAGCGTCGGGCGACCCTCCCGCCTCTATGGCCGAGAATCGAGTCGTGCAGGGGCGAATGGTGACGCCCAAACGCCTCGCCGAACTCGTCGAGGGTGAGTCCGTGATGGACGCCGAACCAATCGAGGACGCCGACCGCGAGTGCCCGGACTGCGGCGGTGACGTGCTCCGCGTCGGCTACATGCCCTCCGTCACCGAGTTCGTCACTGGCTACAAGTGCCAGGACTGCGACTGGAGCGAGCGCGAGGAGTGACGCACGCTGCAGCGTAATTCACGCCTGCTGCGTAATTCACACCCGTAACGTGGCTCACGCCCGCACCTCGTAGTGTGTCGCCTCGTCCTCGAACCGACTGAGTAGGTCTCTCGCTCGCGCTGGCACGTGCGCGGACCGGTACTCCTCGCCAGCGAACGCCTCGACGGCCTCCCAGTCCGAGAAGTACGCGATAGTCACGAACTCCACCTCGTCCTCGTGCTCGCGCCGTAACACCCGGAACCCCTCGAACGCCGGCTTCTCCTCGGGGTCCGGGAACGGCTCGGACGAAACGAACGCCTCGTAGTCGTCGGCGTTCTCGTGGGTCGTCCACCCGCGCCACATCCGTGCAATCATCACGACGCTGGCTTCGTTGGCATGACCTGTCGACTTTGGGGTGGCGGCACAGTGTGTGAGTGGAGGGACGCCTTCGGCACCGACCACCACTCGCTTCGGACGAACCCACTCGCGTTTCCGAGAATCGAAACGCTCTTAGGCGAAATCGTCATACGAATCGATGCACGGGGCTGTGGCCAAGCCAGGCATGGCGACTGACTCCAGAGGTCACGCGCCCGGGACGACATTCCAGACTGGTATACCGAGCGACCGACTGATCATCGGTTCGCGACGACGACCCTCTGGAGTTCCGAGGCGCACCGGAGATATCAGTCGATCGGGGGTTCAAATCCCTCCGGCCCCACTTCTCTACCGACTGAGGATACAGTGGTCTCTCGTTCCGAACAGGGTGTAGCGCAGACTGGAGCGTGGGACACTGTCTTCGGTAGCCGAGTCGTTTTTCCGGTGGCGCGTCCGCTAATGTATATGGCGACGCTCGGCGCGAAACTGGTTGGGATGGACGCGGTCCCCGCGGTGATTCACTACGCGGACGGCGGGATGGACGGGCCGCTGGAGCTCCAGCACGTACAGGTGGACGGCGACACGGTGAACGCCGTCGTTCACGTGCAGGCCGGCGGGACGCAGTCGCTCGCGCGAATCACCGGCGGCGTGGACGACGAGGAGTTGTCCCTCGAGATTCCGACCGAGGCGGTGGAGTTCGACTCCGTCGAGGAGTTCCTGGGCGCGGACGACATCTTCGAGACCGCGAAAACCATCGTGGACGTGCAGACCGACCTCTGACGGGGTCGGCGCG encodes:
- a CDS encoding DUF5794 domain-containing protein gives rise to the protein MSSSRHPIALRLEQQVGGATRLLATVMLLPLVDGIFAALVLAGALETPVGIAQVGLLVFGGSATLAVILAEMDQNPREQATSVLAVGIPLIVIAATEAALAPTIRTVVDIPTFERFAGLVILAIAAKTASSTIGEYLPSPGIIIGLGFVASLQPNQIAFVVAHDVGLMLRAAAAAGIAVAFALAVVALQPYLRRIVDIDRFRFGSAVALGTLALSIFHVVPSNAPLGVFAIAALLAFDPDGENAPADASSDTPGDTPTVSTDAPAVSTDGGNDAESEDPSTYGYPSEDSTEERAPWL
- a CDS encoding DUF5795 family protein yields the protein MAENRVVQGRMVTPKRLAELVEGESVMDAEPIEDADRECPDCGGDVLRVGYMPSVTEFVTGYKCQDCDWSEREE
- the guaB gene encoding IMP dehydrogenase, which encodes MANEHPDGQFSQKLRVPEALTFDDVLLRPRESRVEPDDADVSTQVSTNVTLNVPVLSAAMDTVTEAELAVAMAREGGLGVLHRNMDVSETGAAIEQVKRADELVIRRENVVTATPDQTVSDVDAMMERASVSGAPVVDEDDKVLGIISGTDIRPYLEVGESDTVREAMTDEVITAPEDIDARDALELMYEHKIERVPIVDDDNHLVGLVTMQGILARREHENAARDDDGRLRVGVAVGPFEADRATAADDADADVLFIDCAHAHNQNVIESAREIQAAVDADVVVGNVGTREAAQEVVDFADGVKVGIGPGSICTTRVVTGAGMPQITAVSEVADVAVEHDVPVIADGGIRYSGDAAKAIAAGADAVMLGSYFAGTDEAPGRVITMNGKRYKQYRGMGSVGAMQSGGGDRYLKEEDEDEEFVPEGVEAATPYKGSLASELHQLVGGIQSGMGYVGASTLPEFKERAEFVRVSSAGQTEGHPHDVMITDEAPNYSPQNE